CTGTTTTTTCTGAAAATTCAAACCAAGAAAACAATGGAAATATACAAAAAAACAACTCCGTAATCAGCGAAGTTGGAAAAGCAATTGAGCAGTTTTTAAAACCAACGTACACCTCCAATTCGGATGATGAATTGTTAAAGAAAAAGAAGTGGAAATCGAGATAATAATTAAAAAAATAAATCAAAAAAAATGGAAAATCAAAAACAAAACGACGGAACGAAAAGCAACGGAATGGAATTGCTGGAAAACGTGATAAAATCTAACGAGAAAAATATTGCTTCAAACGAAGCAAATATCGAACAATTTGTAAAAGTTGAATTTGTTGTGGAAGACTTTATCAATTCGTCAAAACATATCCAGACTGGTTTGCGTGATGTAAGTGCAAAGTATGATGATGTCGAGAAATTGTATGAATTGGAGCAAGTGAAAAGAACTGAATTTCTTGCCAATATTCCCACCAAAATAGAAACAGTTCTTTCGCAAGAAACCATTGATTTTTATGATAATTTTGAAAACAAAGTTAAAAGACTAGAAAAATTTATCTGGAGTGGAATTGGAGTTACTGTTTTTTCGGTTTTATTGCTGATAATTTCCATCAATTTCGCAACCAAATGGTACAAAGAAAGCATCAAAGCAAAAAGCGAACTGCGCCAAGATATTCTAAATGAAATTGCTGGTGAAGGAAAAAAAATCTATGATGAAAAGGAGATAAAAATATTGAGTGAAAATACTGAAATTATGCAGCTTTGGATTAAGAATAATCCTAAAAAAGGGGAAGATTTTTTGAGATTTAAGGATGGGTTTGAAGCGAGTTTGAAATCAAAATAATCATTCTTTATTTTTTAAATGTTCGTTATTTCATTCAAAATAATTATATTTGTATGAAATAACAATCATTAATAGAATGAAACAACAAATAATCCTTCCCAAATTCAATCAATTATTAGAACAAATGGGAGAAAACATAAAACTCGCGAGGAAGCGAAGAAAACTCACTGCAGTACAAGTTGCGGAAAGAGCTGGAATTGCTCGTTCAACATTATATTTGATTGAAAAAGGCGATTCTAGTGTTTCGATGGGTGCATATTTTAATGTCTTAAGAGTTTTAGGATTGCAAAATGATTTCCTGAAATTAGCTGCAGATGACGAGTTCGGTAGAAAATTACAGGATTTGGAATTGCTGAAATAAACGGCTAATATTATGAAACAAGGAAAATTTGACATCTACGTTTTTGCACATTGGAAAGGAATGCTAGAACCAAAAATGATGGGAATTCTTTCCGCACATTACGGAAAAGGAAAAAAAGCGTTTGGTTTTGAATACGATAAAAATTGGATTAAAACGGAATCACAAAGATTAATTGATCCAGATATTCAGTTTTTTTCGGGTGCGCAATTTCCTAATAATAAAGAAAATTTTGGCGTTTTTTTAGACAGTATGCCCGATACTTGGGGACGAACTTTAATGAAAAGAAAAGCCGCACAACAAGCCAGAGAAAACGCTGAAAAGCAGCAAACACTTTATGATATTAATTATCTTTTGGGCGTTTACGACAAAACCAGAATGGGCGCTTTGAGGTTCAAAACTTCTTTTGATGGCGAGTTTCTTGATGATGATCACGAACATTCTACACCGCCTTGGTCGTCTATTCGAGAGCTTCAAGCCGCTGCGAAAAATTTGGAAGATGATGAGAATGTCGATGTCAAAAAATGGTTGGCGATTCTTATGGCTCCAGGTTCTTCGTTGGGTGGAGCAAGACCAAAAGCCAATATTGTAGATGAAAACGGAGATTTGTGGATTGCAAAATTTCCTTCTAAAAATGATACCATCGACAAAGGAGCTTGGGAATTTTTAGCGTACCAATTAGCGTTGAAAAGTGGTATAGAAATGACTGAATGTAAAATTGAAAAAATCACAGGAAAATACCATACTTTTTTCACGAAAAGATTCGATAGAGAAGGCGAGAGTAGGATTCACTTTGCTTCAGCAATGACGATGACGGGAAATAGTGAAGAAAATTTGAGATTTCACACTGCAAGTTATCTCGATATAGCCGAATTTGTAATGAATAATGGCGCAAATGTCAACGAAAATCTTCATCAACTATGGCGAAGAATTGTTTTCAACATTTGTATTTCCAATACTGACGACCATCTTCGGAATCACGGTTTTATTTTAACCGAAAACGGCTGGATTTTATCTCCGGCTTATGATTTAAATCCTTCTGTTGAGAAAGATGGATTGTCTTTAAATATTGATATGGACGATAATTCTTTGGATCTCAAATTAGCCAAAAGTGTAGGTATTTATTTCCGATTAAATGATTCTGAAATGGATGCTATCATTGTCAAAATTCAAGATGCAGTCAGTAACTGGAAAGATATTGCAACTGAAATCGGGATTTCGAGAGGAGAGCAGGAATTGATGGTAGGAGCTTTTCGATTTTAGTTCTTTTACGGTTTTCCTTTAGTTTCCTTTATTTGATTTTGTTATATTTACAGAAACCTAAGATTTACTATGAAATTCAACGAAGACTCACGAGTTAAAATACCAGCTTTATTGCATTTGGCAAGACTAGGCTATACTTATATCTCAAGGTCAAAGCAATTTCGGTTGGAAGAAAACAATATATTTTCTGATATTTTTAAAGAAAGCATTTCAAATATAAATCCGGAACTTTCTTCGGGAGAGGTAACTAAACTTTTAGAAGATGTCAGTTTTAAATTAAAAAATGACGATTTAGGCAGAGACTTTTTTAAGCAATTGACTAATACTTCAGGAATAAAACTTATTGATTTTGATGATTTCGAGAATAATTCTTTTCATATTACTACAGAATTGACTTATAAAAATGGAGAAGAAGAATTTCGTCCGGATATTACTGTTTTAATTAATGGAATGCCGTTGGTTTTTATTGAAGTTAAAAAACCTAATAATAAACAAGGCGTAATTGATGAAAGAAATCGTATCAACAGACGCTTTACCAATGCAGCTTTTAAAACATTTACGAACATTACGCAATTAATGATTTTTTCCAATAATATGGAATATGAAGATGGCGTTATTGACCCTGTTTATGGCGCTTTTTATGCTACTTCTGCTAATGGAAATTTACATTTTAATTATTTTAGAGAAGAAGAAAATCTTAATCTTACCCATTTATTAAAACCTGAGAATGAGGATTTGGAAAACTCAATCTTAAAAGATAATAATATTGTTGCAATTAAAAATACAGATGAGTTTCTGACGAATAAAGATTACAACAAACCGACCAATAGAATTTTAACCTCACTTCTTTCTAAAGATAGATTGGCTTTTATTTTACAATTTGGTTTGGCTTATGTAGAAGAAGAAATTGATGGTGTGAATGTGATTCAGAAACACATTATGCGTTATCCCCAGATATTTGCGACTAAGGCAATTAAAGCAAGTTTAGATAAATCTATTAAAAAAGGAATTATTTGGCATACGCAAGGAAGTGGTAAAACGGCTTTAGCATACTACAATGTGAAATTTCTGACTGATTATTATCAGAAGAAAAATATTATTCCTAAGTTTTATTTTGTGGTCGACCGATTAGATTTAGCCAATCAGGCAGCATCTGAATTTGGAATGAGAGGATTAATTGTAAAAAGAGTAAACTCCAGAATTGAATTTTTAAAAGATATAAAAACCATAAGTGCATTACAAAATAGCACAGGCGAACCAGAGATTTCTGTAATTAATATCCAGAAATTCACGGAAGAAAGTACGGTTGAAAAAGTGTTGGATTACGACCTTAATATCCAACGAATCTATTTTATTGATGAAGCACACCGAAGTTATAATCCGAAAGGAAATTACCTTATAAATCTTTTAAAATCAGATGAAAATGCTATAAAAATTGCTTTAACAGGAACTCCGCTTTTGAAAGAGGTTGCCAAAGATTACGATTCTAAAGCAATTTTCGGCGATTACATTCATAAATATTATTACAACAAATCTATTGCAGATGGTTATACTTTGCGATTGATACGAGAAGGTATCAATACGCAGTATAAGTTACAGATGCAGGATATTATGGATGAGATTTTGAAAAAAGGAACGATTAGCAAAAGTGATATTTTTGCACATCCAAAATTTGCAGAACCAATGTTAGAATATATTCTGACAGATTTAAAAGCATTCAGAAAAACCCACCAAGATGATTCGCTAGGAGCAATGGTGGTTTGCGATAGTTCTGATCAGGCAAAAGCACTCTTTGCAGAATTTGAAAAAATATACGGAACACAAACTCAAGATTATCTGAGTGTAGCAGAAGAAAAAGCGAAATATGGCAACAATGATTCTTTGAAAGCCTCGTTGATTCTGCACGACATCAATGATAAAGAGTATAGGAAAAAAGATGTAAAGTCTTTTAAGGCAGGAGATATTGATATTCTTTTTGTTTACAATATGCTGTTAACTGGTTTTGATGCGAAAAGATTAAAGAAATTATATTTGGCGAGAGTGGTCAAGCATCAAAATTTACTGCAAACTCTGACTCGTGTCAATCGACCTTATAAAAACTATAAATTCGGATATGTAGTCGATTTTGCGGATATTTCTAAAGAATTCAAAATTACCAACGATAATTATTTTCAGGAATTACAAAGTGAGTTGGGAGATGAAATGCAGAATTACAGCAATCTCTTTAAAACACGGGAAGAAATACAAGAAGACAAATCAAGAATAAAAGAATTTCTTTTTCAATACGATACCAGGAATGCTGAGAATTTTTCTGACCAAATCATTCAGATTTCAGATAAAAAAAGATTACAGGATATTATTAATATTCTCAGTTCTGCAAAAGAATTAAGAAACATCATTCGGTTACAAGGTGATGATGATTTATTAAACGGAATAGATTTCTTTAAATTAAATCAACTTCTGAAAGTTGTACAAGACAGGTTGGCAAGTATTAATTTTGTAGAAAACCTTGACAATGAAGACGAGAACAATAATCTGCTGAATGTAGCTCTGGAAGACATCTATTTTCAATTCGTAAAAGTTTCTGAAGAAGAAATGATTATCGCAGATCAACTTAGAAATGACCTTCGCAAGACCAGAGAGGAATTACAAAGAAACATTGACCAGAAAGATCCTGAATTTATAACATTAAGAGAAGAACTAGAAAGGATTTTTAAAAATAAAAACCTAGACGAAGTTTCACAAGAAGATATGAGAAGCAATATTACGTTGCTAAAATCTGTTTATGCTCGAGTAAATGAGCTTAATAATAAAAACTCCAATATCAATTCAAAATATAACAACGACGACAAATTTACCAGAATCCACAAAAGAATAATGGAAAAAGGAAGTATTTCTGCTCAGGAAACCCAAATCCACGAAGCATTGATGGATACCAAAATAATGGTTGATCTTCTCGTTCTAAGCAATACCAATATCCTGAAAGATGGGAATG
This Chryseobacterium sp. G0162 DNA region includes the following protein-coding sequences:
- a CDS encoding type I restriction endonuclease subunit R, whose amino-acid sequence is MKFNEDSRVKIPALLHLARLGYTYISRSKQFRLEENNIFSDIFKESISNINPELSSGEVTKLLEDVSFKLKNDDLGRDFFKQLTNTSGIKLIDFDDFENNSFHITTELTYKNGEEEFRPDITVLINGMPLVFIEVKKPNNKQGVIDERNRINRRFTNAAFKTFTNITQLMIFSNNMEYEDGVIDPVYGAFYATSANGNLHFNYFREEENLNLTHLLKPENEDLENSILKDNNIVAIKNTDEFLTNKDYNKPTNRILTSLLSKDRLAFILQFGLAYVEEEIDGVNVIQKHIMRYPQIFATKAIKASLDKSIKKGIIWHTQGSGKTALAYYNVKFLTDYYQKKNIIPKFYFVVDRLDLANQAASEFGMRGLIVKRVNSRIEFLKDIKTISALQNSTGEPEISVINIQKFTEESTVEKVLDYDLNIQRIYFIDEAHRSYNPKGNYLINLLKSDENAIKIALTGTPLLKEVAKDYDSKAIFGDYIHKYYYNKSIADGYTLRLIREGINTQYKLQMQDIMDEILKKGTISKSDIFAHPKFAEPMLEYILTDLKAFRKTHQDDSLGAMVVCDSSDQAKALFAEFEKIYGTQTQDYLSVAEEKAKYGNNDSLKASLILHDINDKEYRKKDVKSFKAGDIDILFVYNMLLTGFDAKRLKKLYLARVVKHQNLLQTLTRVNRPYKNYKFGYVVDFADISKEFKITNDNYFQELQSELGDEMQNYSNLFKTREEIQEDKSRIKEFLFQYDTRNAENFSDQIIQISDKKRLQDIINILSSAKELRNIIRLQGDDDLLNGIDFFKLNQLLKVVQDRLASINFVENLDNEDENNNLLNVALEDIYFQFVKVSEEEMIIADQLRNDLRKTREELQRNIDQKDPEFITLREELERIFKNKNLDEVSQEDMRSNITLLKSVYARVNELNNKNSNINSKYNNDDKFTRIHKRIMEKGSISAQETQIHEALMDTKIMVDLLVLSNTNILKDGNDYFSDEVLSIIIQKFIDNKKMKLDFETTQNINQLVVNEYRQQSYIN
- a CDS encoding helix-turn-helix domain-containing protein, translating into MKQQIILPKFNQLLEQMGENIKLARKRRKLTAVQVAERAGIARSTLYLIEKGDSSVSMGAYFNVLRVLGLQNDFLKLAADDEFGRKLQDLELLK
- a CDS encoding type II toxin-antitoxin system HipA family toxin, which codes for MKQGKFDIYVFAHWKGMLEPKMMGILSAHYGKGKKAFGFEYDKNWIKTESQRLIDPDIQFFSGAQFPNNKENFGVFLDSMPDTWGRTLMKRKAAQQARENAEKQQTLYDINYLLGVYDKTRMGALRFKTSFDGEFLDDDHEHSTPPWSSIRELQAAAKNLEDDENVDVKKWLAILMAPGSSLGGARPKANIVDENGDLWIAKFPSKNDTIDKGAWEFLAYQLALKSGIEMTECKIEKITGKYHTFFTKRFDREGESRIHFASAMTMTGNSEENLRFHTASYLDIAEFVMNNGANVNENLHQLWRRIVFNICISNTDDHLRNHGFILTENGWILSPAYDLNPSVEKDGLSLNIDMDDNSLDLKLAKSVGIYFRLNDSEMDAIIVKIQDAVSNWKDIATEIGISRGEQELMVGAFRF